The Nitrospira sp. genome has a window encoding:
- a CDS encoding ribbon-helix-helix protein, CopG family — protein sequence MPSIILRIPESLLAELDHVADETYTNRSALIRQSIVRNLAIIRQVEFPAILTYHRNLLPKLLTEGNK from the coding sequence ATGCCATCCATAATTCTCAGAATTCCCGAATCATTACTCGCCGAACTGGATCATGTTGCCGATGAAACATACACCAACCGTTCTGCTCTAATTAGACAGAGCATAGTTCGCAATCTCGCCATCATCCGCCAGGTAGAATTTCCTGCCATCCTCACCTACCACAGAAACTTACTACCGAAACTCTTGACGGAGGGGAACAAATGA